From Rissa tridactyla isolate bRisTri1 chromosome 7, bRisTri1.patW.cur.20221130, whole genome shotgun sequence, a single genomic window includes:
- the FZD5 gene encoding frizzled-5: MGGRGLPVPLVLGLPLLLGLPAAGRAASKALVCQEITVPMCKGIGYNLTYMPNQFNHDTQDEAGLEVHQFWPLVEIQCSPDLRFFLCSMYTPICLPDYTKPLPPCRSVCERAKAGCSPIMQQYGFAWPERMSCDSLPVLGDTEVLCMGYNHTEATTLPPFFGKPTRPAKDAAKNLTPLGGQRPSGPDCGRTCKCKAPLIPISKESHPLYNRIRTGQVPNCAIPCYQPYFTQDEKTFATFWIGLWSILCFLSTSTTVATFLIDMERFKYPERPIIFLSACYLFVSMGYIVRLVAGHANVACNPEYHHIHYETTGPALCTVVFLLLYFFGMASSIWWVILSLTWFLAAGMKWGNEAIASYAQYFHLAAWLIPSAKSIAVLALSSVDGDPVAGVCYVGNQSLENLRGFVLAPLVVYLFTGSLFLLAGFVSLFRIRSVIKQGGTKTDKLEKLMIRIGIFTVLYTVPATIVIACYIYEQHNREAWERAQNCSCPGDPHRPKPDYAVFMLKYFMCLVVGITSGVWIWSGKTLESWRRFTARCCQARKPAGASVYGEASPALAGRTVLPSMASYHKQVPLSHV, translated from the coding sequence ATgggcggccgggggctgccggtgccgctggtgctggggctgccgctgctgctggggctgccggcggcggggcgcgccgCCTCCAAGGCGCTGGTGTGCCAGGAGATCACGGTGCCGATGTGCAAGGGCATCGGCTACAACCTCACCTACATGCCCAACCAGTTCAACCACGACACGCAGGACGAGGCCGGGCTGGAGGTGCACCAGTTCTGGCCGCTGGTGGAGATCCAGTGCTCCCCGGACCTGCgcttcttcctctgcagcatgTACACCCCCATCTGCCTGCCCGACTACACCAAGCCGCTGCCCCCCTGCCGCTCCGTCTGCGAGCGGGCCAAGGCCGGCTGCTCGCCCATCATGCAGCAGTATGGCTTCGCCTGGCCCGAGAGGATGAGCTGCGACAGCCTGCCGGTGCTGGGGGACACCGAGGTGCTCTGCATGGGATACAACCACACCGAAGCCACCACCCTGCCGCCTTTCTTCGGGAAGCCCACGCGCCCGGCCAAGGATGCGGCCAAAAACCTGACGCCGCTCGGCGGGCAGCGCCCCTCGGGGCCGGACTGCGGCCGGACTTGCAAGTGCAAAGCGCCCCTGATCCCCATCTCCAAGGAGTCCCATCCGCTGTACAACCGCATCAGGACTGGGCAAGTACCCAACTGCGCCATCCCCTGCTACCAGCCCTACTTCACCCAGGATGAGAAGACCTTCGCCACCTTCTGGATCGGCCTCTGGTCCATCCTCtgcttcctctccacctccacCACCGTGGCCACCTTCCTCATCGACATGGAACGCTTCAAGTACCCTGAGCGCCCCATCATCTTCCTCTCGGCTTGCTACCTCTTCGTCTCCATGGGCTACATCGTGCGGCTGGTGGCAGGGCATGCCAACGTGGCTTGCAACCCGGAGTACCACCACATCCACTATGAGACCACGGGTCCTGCCCTCTGCACCGtggttttccttctcctctactTCTTCGGCATGGCCAGCTCTATCTGGTGGGTCATCCTGTCCCTCACCTGGTTCCTGGCAGCTGGCATGAAGTGGGGCAATGAGGCCATCGCTAGCTATGCGCAGTACTTCCACCTGGCTGCCTGGCTTATCCCCAGTGCCAAATCTATCGCTGTACTGGCACTCAGCTCTGTGGACGGTGACCCAGTGGCCGGAGTTTGCTATGTGGGCAACCAGAGCCTGGAGAACCTGCGGGGCTTTGTGCTGGCACCACTGGTGGTTTATCTCTTCACCGGCAGCCTCTTCCTGCTGGCTGGCTTCGTCTCGCTCTTTCGCATCCGCAGCGTGATCAAGCAGGGCGGCACCAAGACTGACAAGCTGGAGAAGCTGATGATCCGCATCGGCATCTTCACCGTGCTCTACACCGTGCCCGCCACCATCGTCATTGCCTGCTACATCTATGAGCAGCACAACCGGGAGGCATGGGAGCGGGCACAGAACTGCTCCTGCCCGGGGGACCCCCACCGCCCCAAGCCTGACTACGCCGTCTTCATGCTCAAGTACTTCATGTGCCTTGTGGTGGGCATCACCTCCGGCGTCTGGATCTGGTCTGGCAAGACGCTCGAGTCCTGGCGGCGCTTCACAGCCCGCTGCTGCCAGGCCAGGAAGCCGGCGGGCGCCTCCGTGTACGGTGAGGCCAGCCCGGCGCTGGCGGGCAGGACGGTGCTGCCCAGCATGGCCTCCTACCACAAGCAGGTCCCGCTGTCCCACGTGTGA